In one Nocardioides sp. NBC_00368 genomic region, the following are encoded:
- a CDS encoding competence protein CoiA family protein, with amino-acid sequence MPLTAVLDGRPIFIFDHDARSFADVASLVKRRRQALRCKDCSHSMTVVMPARRSSHFRHLAGAPADCRFVVARESDAHHELKRRIYGMCRALGWDAKVEWCVPGTNRRADVWTRDHLGRQFTFEVQLSAIPDDTSYARSVDHIQAGITPVWLIDGDLRAPAFPDDAKRVRLQRHGEWVLTGHGDVKRDEDLGWVSDGPAASHSRKTRVLGLSTLLPLLDSPARTPVARRETQHRGLPPAAASTTPLALPGPAASATNNKGGSVQLLGEWARHKRLGRLNRARSMNRQLRVDRAAIIDRLRTLAAVLADARVADAFRFRQMTELPLADWTRKHYTTALAEIWSYRFWLRDLGWQPFCGGCGLALDEALIQSGVHVGCYRPN; translated from the coding sequence ATGCCGTTGACCGCTGTTCTCGATGGTCGGCCCATCTTCATCTTCGATCACGACGCTCGATCGTTTGCGGACGTCGCGAGCCTAGTGAAGCGTCGCCGTCAGGCCTTACGCTGCAAGGACTGCTCCCATTCGATGACCGTCGTCATGCCCGCACGACGGAGCTCGCACTTCCGACACTTGGCTGGCGCGCCAGCAGACTGTCGCTTCGTCGTCGCGCGGGAGTCCGACGCCCATCACGAGCTGAAACGCCGCATCTACGGCATGTGCCGGGCACTCGGTTGGGACGCGAAAGTCGAGTGGTGCGTTCCAGGCACTAACAGGCGCGCCGACGTCTGGACCCGCGATCACCTCGGGCGCCAGTTCACCTTCGAGGTCCAGCTGTCTGCGATCCCCGACGACACCAGTTACGCCCGATCCGTCGACCACATCCAGGCGGGCATCACCCCGGTGTGGCTCATCGACGGCGACCTGCGCGCCCCGGCGTTCCCTGACGACGCGAAGCGCGTACGCCTCCAGAGGCACGGCGAGTGGGTGCTCACCGGGCACGGGGACGTGAAGCGCGACGAGGATCTTGGCTGGGTGTCCGACGGCCCTGCTGCTTCCCACAGTCGCAAGACCCGCGTCCTCGGCCTCTCGACGCTCTTGCCCCTGCTGGACTCTCCTGCACGAACACCAGTGGCACGTCGCGAGACGCAGCATCGCGGGTTGCCACCGGCGGCTGCGTCTACAACGCCGCTCGCGCTGCCGGGTCCCGCTGCATCGGCCACGAACAACAAGGGAGGCTCTGTCCAATTGCTCGGCGAGTGGGCACGCCACAAGCGCCTCGGCAGACTGAATCGGGCCCGGAGCATGAACAGGCAACTGCGGGTGGACCGGGCCGCGATCATCGACAGGCTGCGTACGCTCGCCGCCGTGCTTGCCGACGCCCGCGTCGCTGACGCCTTCCGCTTTCGACAGATGACCGAACTCCCCTTGGCCGACTGGACCCGCAAGCACTACACCACCGCCCTAGCAGAGATCTGGTCGTACCGGTTCTGGCTCAGGGACCTTGGATGGCAGCCCTTCTGCGGCGGTTGTGGACTCGCTCTCGACGAGGCGCTGATCCAGAGCGGAGTCCACGTCGGGTGCTATCGGCCGAACTAG
- a CDS encoding aminotransferase class IV: protein MRAWIDGQLLDNPAAPAVSIRDHGLVVGDGVFETLKVIEDQPFALALHLDRLERSATGLGLPAPDRGFITKGVEAVLGAAPTAYGRLRITITGGPAPFGSGRVDVAPTVIIGLEDAEPNPTETKVVSVPWRRNEHGATSGLKTTSYAENVIALAEARKHGATEAIFANTVGDLCEGTGSNIFYVLDGALKTPTLSSGPLAGITRALVLEWFGAEETDEPLAEVEEYATEVFLTSSLRDVQAVTEWGTRTLPHGPVTRAAQEAWRTNEPSLLGL from the coding sequence ATGCGCGCGTGGATCGATGGTCAGCTTCTCGACAACCCGGCCGCTCCGGCGGTCTCCATCCGCGACCACGGTCTGGTGGTCGGCGACGGCGTCTTCGAGACGCTCAAGGTGATCGAGGACCAGCCGTTCGCGCTCGCTCTCCACCTCGACCGCCTGGAGCGGTCGGCGACCGGACTCGGCCTGCCCGCTCCCGACCGCGGGTTCATCACCAAGGGCGTGGAGGCCGTGCTCGGGGCAGCCCCGACGGCGTACGGCCGCCTTCGGATCACCATCACGGGCGGGCCGGCGCCGTTCGGCTCCGGTCGCGTGGACGTCGCGCCCACGGTCATCATCGGCCTCGAGGACGCCGAGCCCAACCCGACCGAAACCAAGGTCGTCAGCGTGCCGTGGCGCCGCAACGAGCACGGCGCGACGAGCGGCCTGAAAACGACGTCGTACGCGGAGAACGTGATCGCCCTCGCCGAGGCGCGCAAGCACGGGGCCACCGAGGCGATCTTCGCCAACACCGTGGGCGACCTGTGCGAGGGCACCGGGAGCAACATCTTCTACGTGCTCGACGGAGCGCTGAAGACCCCGACCCTGTCCAGCGGTCCGCTGGCCGGGATCACCCGTGCGCTGGTGCTGGAGTGGTTCGGCGCGGAGGAGACCGACGAGCCGCTGGCCGAGGTCGAGGAGTACGCCACGGAGGTCTTCCTCACCTCCAGCCTGCGCGACGTGCAGGCGGTGACGGAGTGGGGCACGCGCACCCTCCCGCACGGCCCGGTGACCCGGGCGGCGCAGGAGGCGTGGCGTACGAACGAGCCGAGCCTGCTCGGCCTCTGA
- a CDS encoding MFS transporter small subunit has translation MNPKIVVAWALVGIPLAYGVIETLRRAAQLFTG, from the coding sequence ATGAACCCCAAGATCGTCGTCGCCTGGGCCCTGGTCGGGATCCCGCTGGCCTACGGAGTCATCGAGACGCTGCGCCGTGCGGCGCAGCTCTTCACCGGCTGA
- a CDS encoding OFA family MFS transporter has protein sequence MCVTRTLSEVTVLPAFLSRERTVAAPGFSRWLIPPAALAVHLCIGQVYATSVYKTALVEHFDSSQTAIGVIFSIAIVMLGLSAAVMGTWVDRNGPRAAMTAAAVFWASGFFIGALGIGTGQLWLVYLGYGFIGGIGLGIGYISPVSTLIKWFPDRPGLATGMAIMGFGGGAMIASPLSGRLLALYDPSYTGDATTVPDGHAVMMLFLTLGVVYLVFMSFGAATVRVPPDGWTPAGWDPASVKEKKLVTTASVSARNAVRTRSFWLVWIVLFCNVTAGIGILEQAAPMIQDFFRTDGVSSVSAVAAGGFVGLLSIANMGGRFIWSSTSDVIGRRPIYMMYLGVGLVLYLLLATVGSASMALFVLLAVVILSFYGGGFATVPAYLRDLFGTFQVGAIHGRLLTAWSAAGIAGPLIINAFLDAQGEPGTLTADAYRPALLTMVGLLAVGFVANLLVHQVPDRFHEPSSADPAETERSAA, from the coding sequence ATGTGCGTCACCCGCACCCTCTCGGAGGTCACAGTGCTGCCAGCTTTCCTGTCTCGCGAGCGAACGGTGGCCGCCCCCGGCTTCAGCCGTTGGCTCATCCCACCCGCCGCTCTCGCCGTCCACCTCTGCATCGGCCAGGTGTACGCCACGAGCGTCTACAAGACCGCTCTCGTCGAGCACTTCGACTCGAGCCAGACGGCGATCGGCGTGATCTTCTCGATCGCGATCGTGATGCTCGGCCTCTCCGCCGCCGTGATGGGCACCTGGGTCGACCGCAACGGACCGCGCGCGGCGATGACCGCGGCCGCGGTGTTCTGGGCCTCCGGGTTCTTCATCGGAGCGCTCGGCATCGGCACCGGCCAGCTGTGGCTGGTCTACCTCGGCTACGGCTTCATCGGAGGCATCGGGCTCGGCATCGGGTACATCTCTCCCGTCTCCACGCTGATCAAGTGGTTCCCGGACCGGCCTGGCCTGGCCACGGGGATGGCGATCATGGGCTTCGGCGGCGGCGCGATGATCGCCAGCCCGCTCAGCGGCCGACTGCTGGCGCTCTACGACCCGTCCTACACCGGTGACGCCACGACCGTGCCCGACGGCCACGCCGTGATGATGCTCTTCCTCACCCTCGGCGTGGTCTACCTGGTCTTCATGTCCTTCGGCGCAGCCACCGTGCGGGTCCCGCCGGATGGCTGGACGCCGGCAGGCTGGGACCCTGCCAGCGTCAAGGAGAAGAAGCTCGTCACCACCGCGAGCGTGTCTGCTCGCAACGCCGTCCGCACCCGCTCCTTCTGGCTCGTCTGGATCGTGCTCTTCTGCAACGTCACCGCCGGCATCGGCATCCTCGAGCAGGCGGCTCCGATGATCCAGGACTTCTTCCGCACCGACGGAGTCTCCTCGGTGAGCGCCGTCGCGGCCGGAGGCTTCGTCGGGCTGCTCTCGATCGCCAACATGGGCGGCCGGTTCATCTGGTCCTCGACGTCCGACGTCATCGGCCGCAGGCCGATCTACATGATGTACCTCGGCGTCGGCCTGGTCCTCTATCTGCTGCTGGCGACGGTCGGCAGCGCCTCGATGGCGCTGTTCGTGCTGCTCGCGGTGGTGATCCTGTCCTTCTACGGTGGCGGCTTCGCGACCGTCCCCGCCTACCTGCGTGACCTCTTCGGCACCTTCCAGGTCGGTGCCATCCACGGCCGGCTGCTGACCGCGTGGTCGGCCGCGGGCATCGCCGGGCCGCTCATCATCAACGCCTTCCTCGACGCGCAGGGCGAGCCCGGCACGCTCACCGCGGACGCCTACCGGCCCGCGCTGCTGACCATGGTCGGTCTGCTGGCGGTCGGCTTCGTCGCCAACCTCCTGGTCCACCAGGTGCCGGACCGTTTCCACGAGCCGTCTTCGGCCGATCCCGCTGAGACCGAGAGGAGCGCAGCATGA
- a CDS encoding SsgA family sporulation/cell division regulator — protein MSDIKHPAVQQDIKISCLDPWGRTVEVPTTLGYRENDPYAVSLTFHSSGGDVEWVVSRTLMLQGLAAPAGEGDVKIYPSIDEDAKAVAVFDFSSPDGRLIATADSSEVQMFLGKSFSAVPVGSESQHMDLDALIADLLGSSFDAE, from the coding sequence ATGAGCGACATCAAGCACCCGGCAGTGCAGCAGGACATCAAGATCTCGTGCCTCGACCCCTGGGGTCGCACGGTGGAGGTGCCGACCACCCTGGGCTACCGCGAGAACGACCCGTACGCAGTGAGCCTGACCTTCCACTCCAGCGGCGGTGACGTCGAGTGGGTCGTGTCCCGCACCCTGATGCTGCAGGGACTGGCCGCCCCCGCCGGTGAGGGCGACGTGAAGATCTACCCCAGCATCGACGAGGACGCCAAGGCGGTGGCCGTCTTCGACTTCAGCTCCCCCGACGGCCGTCTCATCGCGACCGCCGACTCCAGCGAGGTGCAGATGTTCCTCGGCAAGTCCTTCTCGGCCGTCCCGGTCGGCTCGGAGAGCCAGCACATGGATCTCGACGCTCTGATCGCGGACCTGCTGGGCAGTTCCTTCGACGCCGAGTAG
- a CDS encoding 5'-3' exonuclease codes for MLLLDTASLYFRAYFGVPEIKAEDGTPVNAVRGLLEFISRLVNDYSPTDLVCCWDNDWRPQWRVDLIPSYKAHRVVEELETVPDVEEVPDPLQVQVPIIREVLAAAGICVIGVDGYEADDVIGTLATGAGMPVDVVTGDRDLFQLVDDAAGVRILYPTRGVGDPDLVDEKWVIAKYGITAAQYADFATMRGDTSDGLPGVKGVGEKTAAKLLEQYGDLDGIVAAVADPTTSLTKAQRQKFIDAVPYLAVAPQVVAVARDLDLDRSRTALPSAPADPERLRELAATYNLTSPVARLEAALARV; via the coding sequence ATGCTCCTGCTGGACACCGCGTCGCTCTACTTCCGGGCCTACTTCGGCGTGCCCGAGATCAAGGCCGAGGACGGCACCCCGGTCAACGCCGTCCGTGGTCTGCTGGAGTTCATCTCCCGGCTGGTCAACGACTACTCCCCCACCGATCTGGTGTGCTGCTGGGACAACGACTGGCGCCCCCAGTGGCGGGTCGACCTGATCCCGTCCTACAAGGCGCACCGTGTGGTCGAGGAGCTCGAGACCGTCCCGGACGTGGAGGAGGTCCCCGACCCGCTGCAGGTCCAGGTGCCGATCATCCGCGAGGTGCTCGCGGCCGCCGGGATCTGCGTGATCGGCGTCGACGGCTACGAGGCCGACGACGTGATCGGCACCCTCGCCACCGGCGCGGGGATGCCGGTCGACGTCGTCACCGGCGACCGCGACCTCTTCCAGCTGGTCGACGACGCTGCCGGCGTACGCATCCTCTACCCGACCCGGGGCGTGGGCGATCCGGATCTGGTGGACGAGAAGTGGGTGATCGCGAAGTACGGCATCACCGCCGCGCAGTACGCCGACTTCGCCACCATGCGCGGCGACACCTCCGACGGACTGCCGGGCGTCAAGGGCGTGGGTGAGAAGACCGCGGCCAAGCTGCTCGAGCAGTACGGGGACCTGGACGGGATCGTCGCCGCGGTCGCCGACCCGACCACGTCGCTCACCAAGGCGCAGCGGCAGAAGTTCATCGACGCGGTCCCGTACCTGGCCGTGGCGCCCCAGGTCGTGGCAGTCGCGCGGGACCTCGACCTGGACCGCAGCCGGACCGCCCTGCCGAGCGCCCCGGCCGACCCGGAACGCCTGCGCGAGCTGGCCGCGACCTACAACCTGACCTCCCCGGTCGCCCGCCTGGAAGCCGCTCTCGCGCGGGTGTGA
- a CDS encoding ABC transporter permease, which translates to MTISRSTRRLLAAVTGLVLAVLYAPLALVVVNSFNTSQALTWPPSGFTTQWWQRAAVNPGAHDAILTSLTVAACATVLALVLGTLLGLAMQRYSFFGKDTVNLLVVLPIALPGIVTGIALSNAFSSILGVRLGFFTLVVAHATFCIVTVFNNVQARLRRMGGNLEEASADLGAGMWTTFRLVTLPQLRSALLAGGLLAFALSFDEIIVTTFAAGPGVTTLPVWILTNLFRPGQAPIVNVVAVVMIVVSVAPIWLAQRLSSDPTDTTRAIH; encoded by the coding sequence ATGACCATCTCGCGATCGACCCGACGCCTGCTCGCCGCGGTGACCGGCCTGGTGCTCGCCGTGCTCTACGCACCGCTGGCCCTGGTCGTCGTCAACTCCTTCAACACCTCCCAGGCACTGACCTGGCCGCCCAGCGGCTTCACCACCCAATGGTGGCAGCGGGCTGCGGTCAACCCGGGAGCGCACGACGCGATCCTCACCTCGCTGACGGTCGCGGCCTGTGCCACGGTGCTGGCGCTGGTCCTCGGTACCCTGCTCGGCCTGGCGATGCAGCGCTACTCCTTCTTCGGGAAGGACACCGTGAACCTGCTGGTGGTGCTCCCGATCGCCCTGCCCGGCATCGTCACCGGCATCGCGCTGTCCAACGCGTTCTCGTCGATCCTCGGCGTACGCCTGGGGTTCTTCACCCTCGTGGTGGCGCACGCGACCTTCTGCATCGTGACCGTCTTCAACAACGTGCAGGCGCGGCTGCGGCGGATGGGTGGCAACCTCGAGGAGGCCTCCGCCGACCTCGGGGCGGGGATGTGGACCACCTTCCGGCTGGTCACGCTCCCCCAGCTGCGGTCGGCGCTGCTGGCCGGTGGGCTGCTGGCGTTCGCGCTCAGCTTCGACGAGATCATCGTGACGACGTTCGCCGCCGGACCGGGGGTGACCACCCTGCCGGTCTGGATCCTGACCAACCTGTTCCGCCCTGGTCAGGCGCCGATCGTCAACGTGGTGGCGGTCGTCATGATCGTCGTCTCGGTCGCGCCGATCTGGCTGGCTCAGCGACTCTCGTCCGACCCGACCGACACGACGCGGGCGATTCACTAG
- a CDS encoding ABC transporter permease: MTLSSISSTLSRRPGIRLGLLLAAPLTWLVLVYVVALAALLVTAFWTIDSFTNELQRTFTLDNVREITGEALYRTVTLRTLGVALLVTLIDCAIALPVGFYMAKIASRRSRHLLVIAFLMPLWASYLVKALAWRSLLSNGGLLDWAGGLVGLGSPGFGFTAIVLTQAYIWLPYVILPVYAAYERVPDSLLDAAGDLGARPALTFRTVVLPLVVPGLVAGSIFSFSLTMGDYITVNIVGGANQMLGNLVYINSGSNLPLAAAIALIPIVVIMIYLALVRRTGALENL, from the coding sequence GTGACCTTGAGCTCCATCAGCAGCACGCTCAGCAGGAGGCCGGGCATCCGCCTCGGCCTCCTGCTGGCCGCTCCCCTGACCTGGCTGGTGCTCGTCTACGTCGTCGCTCTCGCGGCGCTGCTGGTGACGGCGTTCTGGACGATCGACTCCTTCACCAACGAGCTCCAGCGCACCTTCACCCTCGACAACGTCCGCGAGATCACCGGCGAGGCGCTCTACCGGACCGTCACGCTGCGCACCCTCGGGGTGGCGCTGCTGGTGACCCTGATCGACTGCGCGATCGCACTCCCGGTCGGCTTCTACATGGCCAAGATCGCCTCGAGGCGCTCGCGCCACCTGCTCGTGATCGCGTTCCTGATGCCGCTGTGGGCGTCCTACCTCGTCAAGGCGCTCGCCTGGCGCTCGCTGCTGTCCAACGGCGGCCTGCTCGACTGGGCCGGCGGCCTGGTCGGCCTCGGGTCGCCGGGATTCGGCTTCACCGCGATCGTGCTGACGCAGGCGTACATCTGGCTTCCGTACGTCATCCTCCCCGTGTACGCAGCCTACGAGCGTGTCCCGGACTCGCTGCTCGACGCCGCCGGCGATCTCGGAGCCCGGCCGGCGCTGACGTTCCGCACCGTGGTGCTGCCACTGGTGGTCCCCGGGCTGGTCGCGGGGTCGATCTTCTCGTTCTCGCTGACCATGGGCGACTACATCACGGTCAACATCGTCGGCGGCGCCAACCAGATGCTCGGCAACCTCGTCTACATCAACTCGGGGTCGAACCTGCCGCTGGCCGCCGCGATCGCGCTGATCCCGATCGTCGTGATCATGATCTACCTGGCGTTGGTACGCCGCACCGGAGCTCTGGAGAACCTATGA
- a CDS encoding extracellular solute-binding protein, which yields MRNIPTRYTASRAVGAAVAALSLITLTACGGDGGGESTGAVDKLGENEGEVSILAWPGYVEDGSTDPAVDWVSGFEKETGCQVTAKVYGTSDEAFNLAKSGEYDVVAASGDLTLRMIAAGEAAEVNTDLIPNYEGIYDFLKDREWNTVDGKNYGIPHGYGANLLMYNTEDVTPAPTSWKAVFEDAPKHKGQVTAYDSPIYIADAAVYLMAHQPDLGIEDPYSLDEKQLAAAVDLLKTQRASVGEYWSDYTKTQASFETGDTVVGTTWQVIANLIDPKKASVEAILPSEGATGWNDTWMISSNAKSPNCAYAWLNHISDPKTNAQATEYFGEAPNSDKACEFASEGHCETFHAGDEKYAEQIWFWNTPIEKCLDGRTDVKCTDYQDWTKAWAEIKG from the coding sequence ATGCGCAACATCCCAACCAGGTACACCGCCAGCCGCGCCGTCGGCGCAGCCGTCGCGGCCCTGTCCCTGATCACGCTCACCGCCTGCGGCGGTGACGGCGGAGGCGAGTCGACCGGCGCCGTCGACAAGCTCGGCGAGAACGAGGGCGAGGTCTCGATCCTGGCCTGGCCCGGCTACGTCGAGGACGGCTCGACCGACCCGGCGGTCGACTGGGTCTCCGGCTTCGAGAAGGAGACCGGCTGCCAGGTCACCGCCAAGGTCTACGGCACCTCCGACGAGGCCTTCAACCTGGCCAAGTCCGGTGAGTACGACGTGGTGGCCGCCTCCGGCGACCTCACCCTGCGGATGATCGCGGCGGGCGAGGCGGCCGAGGTCAACACCGACCTGATCCCCAACTACGAGGGCATCTACGACTTCCTCAAGGACCGCGAGTGGAACACCGTGGACGGCAAGAACTACGGCATCCCGCACGGCTACGGCGCCAACCTGCTGATGTACAACACCGAGGACGTCACCCCCGCCCCGACCTCGTGGAAGGCGGTCTTCGAGGACGCGCCGAAGCACAAGGGCCAGGTCACCGCGTACGACTCGCCGATCTACATCGCCGACGCCGCGGTCTACCTGATGGCGCACCAGCCCGACCTGGGGATCGAGGACCCCTACTCGCTCGACGAGAAGCAGCTCGCGGCGGCCGTCGACCTGCTCAAGACGCAGCGGGCCTCCGTGGGTGAGTACTGGTCCGACTACACCAAGACGCAGGCCTCCTTCGAGACCGGCGACACCGTGGTCGGCACCACCTGGCAGGTGATCGCCAACCTGATCGACCCGAAGAAGGCCTCGGTGGAGGCGATCCTCCCCTCCGAGGGCGCGACCGGCTGGAACGACACCTGGATGATCTCCTCGAACGCGAAGTCGCCCAACTGCGCCTACGCCTGGCTCAACCACATCTCCGACCCGAAGACCAACGCCCAGGCGACCGAGTACTTCGGCGAGGCACCCAACTCGGACAAGGCCTGCGAGTTCGCCTCCGAGGGCCACTGCGAGACCTTCCACGCCGGTGACGAGAAGTACGCCGAGCAGATCTGGTTCTGGAACACCCCGATCGAGAAGTGCCTGGACGGACGGACCGACGTCAAGTGCACCGACTACCAGGACTGGACCAAGGCCTGGGCGGAGATCAAGGGGTGA
- a CDS encoding ABC transporter ATP-binding protein yields the protein MRPTESPQIQLDAVSKAYGDVMAVDALDLTIGDGEFFSMLGPSGSGKTTVLRLIAGFERADSGTIRLGSEDVTALAPFDRDVTTVFQDYALFPHLNVLENVAYGLRVRGVPKTERSSRAREALAMVRLEHVATRKPTELSGGQRQRVALARSIVVRPRVLLLDEPLGALDLKLREQMQVELKQIQRELGITFVFVTHDQEEALTLSDRIAVFDSGRIVQLGTPKEIYERPTSPYVADFVGTSNVFDEEASKRTLKMEGAFALRPEKILLSPAAASAPAGAMTAAGVITESIYIGTGHRVHIELEDGTRLVALEQSRGALHPDAAEPESRGDRVVASWSPGDLVPLGTDSSRAVQHR from the coding sequence ATGCGACCGACCGAATCCCCGCAGATCCAGCTCGACGCCGTGTCCAAGGCGTACGGCGACGTGATGGCCGTCGACGCTCTCGACCTGACCATCGGCGACGGCGAGTTCTTCTCGATGCTCGGGCCCTCCGGCTCCGGCAAGACGACCGTGCTGCGCCTCATCGCGGGCTTCGAGCGCGCCGACTCCGGCACGATCCGCCTCGGCAGCGAGGACGTCACCGCGCTGGCGCCGTTCGACCGCGACGTGACCACGGTCTTCCAGGACTACGCGCTCTTCCCGCACCTCAACGTGCTGGAGAACGTCGCGTACGGGCTGCGGGTCCGTGGGGTGCCGAAGACCGAGCGGAGCTCACGGGCACGTGAGGCGCTCGCGATGGTCCGCCTCGAGCACGTCGCGACCCGGAAGCCGACCGAGCTGTCGGGTGGACAGCGGCAGCGGGTCGCGCTGGCCCGCTCGATCGTCGTACGTCCCAGGGTGCTGCTCCTCGACGAGCCGCTCGGGGCGCTCGACCTCAAGCTCCGCGAGCAGATGCAGGTCGAGCTCAAGCAGATCCAGCGCGAGCTGGGGATCACCTTCGTCTTCGTCACCCACGACCAGGAGGAGGCGCTCACCCTCAGCGATCGGATCGCCGTCTTCGACAGCGGTCGGATCGTGCAGCTGGGCACGCCGAAGGAGATCTACGAGCGGCCGACCTCCCCCTATGTCGCCGACTTCGTCGGCACCTCGAACGTCTTCGACGAGGAAGCGTCCAAGCGGACGTTGAAGATGGAGGGCGCCTTCGCGCTGCGGCCCGAGAAGATCCTGCTCTCACCCGCCGCCGCGAGCGCCCCGGCCGGCGCGATGACAGCTGCCGGGGTGATCACGGAGTCGATCTACATCGGCACCGGTCATCGCGTCCACATCGAGCTCGAGGACGGCACCAGGCTGGTCGCCCTCGAGCAGAGCCGCGGCGCCCTGCACCCCGATGCCGCCGAACCAGAGTCTCGGGGCGACCGCGTGGTCGCCTCCTGGTCGCCGGGCGACCTGGTCCCCTTGGGCACCGACTCGTCCCGTGCCGTGCAACACCGATGA
- a CDS encoding FadR/GntR family transcriptional regulator — protein sequence MANPRAITSRARSAIFAPIGDEGRAVRVENRLAEAIRSGVLADGDRLPSELELAQMLGVATVTAREALVSLRAQGLVVTTRGRGGGSFVRAPDPGDIVKGRLATMSRVELRDRASLYQVVLTGCAELAAERAAPEEVEDLQDLLIPVDEADVGRWRDAESELYLSVAALTQSARLTREVVRQEADFGTLLRVPLSEPDFRQASGERHRALVAALGSGDVAAARGSVRDHLTHAVARLTEIHEVVRQ from the coding sequence GTGGCCAACCCCCGCGCGATCACCTCGCGCGCCCGGTCGGCGATCTTCGCGCCGATCGGCGACGAAGGCAGAGCCGTACGTGTCGAGAACCGGCTGGCGGAGGCGATCCGCTCGGGCGTCCTCGCCGACGGTGACCGCCTGCCGAGCGAGCTCGAGCTCGCCCAGATGCTCGGGGTGGCGACCGTGACCGCCCGCGAGGCGCTGGTCTCGCTGCGGGCGCAGGGCCTGGTCGTGACGACACGGGGACGTGGCGGTGGTTCGTTCGTGCGAGCTCCTGACCCCGGCGACATCGTGAAGGGAAGGCTCGCCACGATGTCGCGTGTCGAGCTCCGCGACCGGGCGAGTCTGTATCAGGTGGTGCTGACCGGCTGTGCCGAGCTCGCCGCCGAACGGGCAGCCCCGGAGGAGGTCGAGGATCTCCAGGACCTGCTGATCCCGGTGGACGAGGCGGACGTCGGCCGATGGCGCGACGCGGAGAGCGAGCTCTATCTCTCCGTCGCCGCGTTGACACAGTCGGCGCGTCTCACCCGGGAGGTGGTGCGACAGGAGGCCGACTTCGGTACGTTGCTGCGAGTGCCGCTGAGCGAGCCGGACTTCCGGCAGGCATCCGGCGAGCGGCACCGGGCGCTGGTCGCCGCACTGGGGTCGGGCGACGTGGCCGCGGCCCGGGGGAGCGTACGCGACCATCTGACCCACGCCGTTGCACGTCTGACCGAGATCCACGAGGTGGTACGCCAGTGA
- a CDS encoding cache domain-containing protein encodes MNIDVSLDCAARIEQHFGSILTELERLRTEVGALFAAGPVTSDQLRAHVEEGTLAFLQDPNLLGGGFVAAPDALSDRRLYLAWWQGAGRDLLGEAEVPGTRETMDYTRQPWFRVPERTGRLHVAGPYVDFVCADEYVMTTTLPVYADGRMVGVAGADTSVETLETMLLPGLREAGATLVNAHGRVVVSADPHRATGEAMNGADEAPEGRLLSVVRAAPTDSQDELVSLAGWPR; translated from the coding sequence GTGAACATCGATGTGTCCCTCGACTGCGCCGCCAGGATCGAGCAGCACTTCGGCTCCATCCTCACCGAGCTCGAACGACTGCGGACCGAGGTCGGTGCTCTCTTCGCCGCCGGACCGGTCACCTCGGATCAGCTTCGGGCACACGTCGAGGAAGGCACGCTGGCGTTCCTCCAGGACCCGAACCTCCTGGGCGGCGGGTTCGTCGCCGCACCGGACGCGCTCAGCGACCGGCGGCTCTACCTGGCCTGGTGGCAGGGAGCGGGCCGCGACCTCCTCGGCGAGGCCGAGGTGCCGGGCACTAGGGAGACCATGGACTACACCCGCCAGCCGTGGTTCCGCGTCCCGGAGCGCACCGGGCGGCTGCACGTCGCCGGGCCCTACGTCGACTTCGTCTGCGCCGACGAGTACGTCATGACCACGACGCTGCCGGTCTACGCCGACGGGCGGATGGTCGGCGTAGCCGGCGCGGACACCTCGGTCGAGACCCTGGAGACGATGCTCCTGCCCGGACTGCGGGAGGCCGGCGCCACGCTGGTCAACGCGCACGGCCGGGTGGTCGTCTCGGCGGACCCGCACCGGGCCACCGGCGAGGCCATGAACGGCGCCGACGAGGCCCCCGAGGGCCGGCTCCTGTCCGTGGTCCGAGCAGCGCCCACCGACAGTCAGGATGAGCTGGTGTCGCTCGCCGGCTGGCCCCGCTGA